From Halotia branconii CENA392, the proteins below share one genomic window:
- the fdxB gene encoding ferredoxin III, nif-specific gives MATLTGVTFGGQTWTPKFAQEIDKDKCIGCGRCVKVCGYNVLGLKALNEEGEFVEDEDDEEIERKVMAVTSPENCIGCEACSRICPKNCYTHVALSN, from the coding sequence ATGGCAACACTAACAGGAGTTACATTTGGCGGTCAAACTTGGACACCAAAGTTTGCTCAAGAAATTGACAAAGATAAATGTATCGGCTGTGGCAGATGTGTCAAAGTCTGTGGTTACAATGTGTTAGGTTTAAAAGCACTCAACGAAGAAGGCGAATTTGTTGAAGATGAAGACGATGAAGAAATTGAACGGAAAGTAATGGCAGTTACTTCTCCAGAAAATTGTATTGGTTGTGAGGCTTGTTCACGGATTTGTCCTAAGAATTGCTACACCCATGTTGCATTAAGTAATTAA
- a CDS encoding helix-turn-helix domain-containing protein, translating into MPYTIPNNSCVGCDNCRPQCPTGAIQLENDEYWIDPLLCNNCEGYYPEPQCVIACPTKSPIPWQAKKGRCKVEPRDATSPDLFSNGKNNPFASAIVIWEACNVLAQRTSLNWEADAEGNLCYGRRVKQGRGAIAFHIQDPFKVSDRVTELSAIEELDIRATCIHLMFAAYATTLDQPWEMEFAINERQIEKYLGLEKRKDLNKNAKLALMKNIVQQACSLIVSIDWPQQGRVNGFSVTKSRLWHLLEVEHHFQEDDRGCKYLIGLTFKVKAGIWAQYFLNKQACKARTAFYQYGSLPKILLTTVMSIWQQHEGAVRLMLWLLFKTKMGKEQRITIPTLLRIAYGEEKVTQASRQREERKRLLRTFENDLEVLNHHGIKPVFDPVTYPPEIQPLWAKLMAIPEDPDEALEFWINDGGGENRLTDTGPRGKWNLLMNARILSFELPPEWEQQISESQKKQRRTTKTRRKPKITGDLLGEQISQARKNLQISQRELAKLAGKSQSWIRDVENGRLKAKLEDQVLLRKVLNIV; encoded by the coding sequence ATGCCTTATACAATTCCTAACAACAGTTGCGTTGGATGTGACAACTGCCGTCCTCAATGTCCTACGGGTGCAATCCAACTAGAGAATGATGAATACTGGATCGATCCTTTGCTTTGTAACAATTGTGAAGGTTATTATCCTGAACCCCAATGTGTAATAGCGTGTCCGACAAAGTCTCCCATACCTTGGCAAGCGAAAAAAGGCAGATGCAAGGTTGAACCGAGAGATGCTACCAGTCCAGATTTGTTTTCTAATGGTAAGAATAATCCATTTGCTTCAGCGATCGTGATTTGGGAAGCTTGTAATGTTTTGGCACAGCGGACATCTTTAAATTGGGAAGCTGATGCTGAAGGTAACTTATGTTATGGCCGACGAGTCAAGCAAGGCCGGGGAGCGATCGCTTTTCACATTCAAGATCCATTTAAAGTTAGCGATCGCGTCACCGAATTATCAGCGATTGAAGAACTTGATATTAGAGCTACTTGTATTCATTTAATGTTTGCGGCTTATGCTACAACCCTAGATCAACCTTGGGAGATGGAGTTTGCAATCAATGAACGGCAAATTGAAAAATATTTAGGGTTAGAAAAACGCAAAGACCTCAACAAAAATGCCAAGCTAGCTTTAATGAAAAACATCGTGCAGCAAGCTTGCTCACTGATTGTTTCTATTGACTGGCCACAACAAGGCAGAGTTAACGGCTTCTCGGTGACAAAAAGCCGCTTGTGGCACTTATTAGAGGTTGAACATCACTTTCAAGAAGACGATCGCGGATGTAAATATCTAATTGGATTAACTTTTAAAGTCAAAGCCGGAATCTGGGCGCAGTATTTCTTAAACAAACAAGCATGTAAAGCACGAACCGCATTTTATCAATACGGTAGCCTACCCAAAATATTGTTAACTACTGTGATGAGTATTTGGCAGCAACATGAAGGCGCAGTCAGACTAATGCTGTGGTTGCTGTTCAAAACCAAAATGGGCAAAGAACAACGTATTACTATTCCGACTTTGTTACGCATTGCTTACGGCGAAGAAAAAGTTACCCAAGCATCCCGACAACGGGAAGAACGTAAACGCTTGTTGCGAACATTTGAAAATGATTTGGAAGTTCTCAATCATCACGGCATCAAACCAGTTTTTGATCCAGTGACTTATCCTCCAGAAATTCAACCTTTGTGGGCAAAGTTAATGGCTATTCCCGAAGACCCAGACGAAGCATTAGAATTTTGGATTAACGATGGAGGAGGTGAAAACCGCCTGACAGATACAGGCCCTCGTGGTAAGTGGAATCTATTGATGAATGCGCGGATTTTATCTTTTGAACTACCGCCAGAATGGGAACAGCAAATTTCGGAATCACAGAAAAAGCAACGACGAACTACTAAGACCAGAAGAAAACCTAAAATCACAGGTGATCTGTTAGGTGAGCAGATTTCACAGGCACGAAAAAATTTGCAAATATCTCAACGGGAATTAGCAAAGCTTGCAGGTAAAAGCCAAAGCTGGATTCGAGACGTAGAAAATGGGCGTTTAAAAGCCAAACTAGAAGACCAAGTACTGTTACGGAAAGTACTGAATATTGTTTAA